In one Lolium rigidum isolate FL_2022 chromosome 3, APGP_CSIRO_Lrig_0.1, whole genome shotgun sequence genomic region, the following are encoded:
- the LOC124694373 gene encoding strigolactone esterase D14-like: protein MPLLQLHLLSPIDQSILCKEMIVLCPEPEPEPDTDNSSDDDIDPRFAVWREAYYADAEAEAAEEVAQWGEQLQAPPDPEQAAILTSLNAERFRTLKEEQREFINDANLEHALEISRQRAATEESHGLGTDQSVWSRVLPYLTRDHRVVLYDLACAGSVNPDHFDFGRYNGLDAYVDDLLFILDTLSIKRCALVGHSVPGMIGIVASIRRPELFAKLVLIGCSPCFQNDGDYHGGFEVEEVQEVFDAMSANYMAWATGYAPLAVGADVPEAVQEFSRTLFNVRPDISLHVCRSVFKTDLRGVLGMVKAPCVVVQTARDISIPAIVAAYLKAHLGGHTTVELLPTEGHLPHLTAPSLLAPVLRRALARH from the exons ATGCCTCTATTGCAGTTGCACCTGCTTAGCCCGATTGATCAATCTATACTCTGTAAAGAGATGATTGTGCTCTGT ccggagccggagccggagcccgaCACGGACAATAGCTCCGACGATGACATAGACCCAAGGTTTGCGGTGTGGCGCGAGGCCTACTACGCCGATGCGGAAGCTGAGGCGGCAGAGGAGGTGGCACAGTGGGGTGAGCAGCTGCAGGCACCCcccgacccggagcaggcggcgatcctgacGTCGTTGAACGCGGAGCGGTTCCGGACGTTGAAGGAGGAGCAGCGGGAGTTCATCAACGACGCTAATCTCGAGCacgccctcgagatctcgcgccagcgagcggccacggaggag TCCCACGGCTTGGGCACAGATCAGTCGGTGTGGAGCCGGGTGCTGCCGTACCTCACCCGCGACCACCGCGTGGTGCTCTACGACCTGGCCTGCGCCGGCAGCGTCAACCCGGACCACTTCGACTTCGGCCGCTACAACGGGCTGGACGCCTACGTGGACGACCTGCTCTTCATCCTGGACACGCTTAGCATCAAGCGCTGCGCCCTGGTGGGCCACTCCGTCCCCGGCATGATCGGCATCGTCGCCTCCATCCGCCGCCCCGAGCTCTTCGCCAAGCTCGTCCTCATCGGCTGCTCGCCATGTTTCCAGAACGACGGTGATTACCACGGCGGGTTCGAGGTGGAGGAGGTCCAGGAGGTGTTCGACGCGATGTCGGCGAACTACATGGCGTGGGCAACGGGGTACGCGCCGCTGGCGGTGGGCGCGGATGTGCCGGAGGCGGTGCAGGAGTTCAGCCGCACGCTCTTCAACGTACGCCCCGACATCTCCCTGCACGTCTGCCGGAGCGTGTTCAAGACCGACCTCCGCGGCGTGCTCGGCATGGTGAAGGCGCCGTGCGTCGTCGTGCAGACGGCCCGCGACATCTCCATCCCGGCCATCGTCGCCGCCTACCTCAAGGCCCATCTCGGCGGCCACACCACCGTCGAGCTCCTGCCCACCGAGGGGCACCTGCCCCACCTCACCGCCCCCAGCCTCCTCGCCCCGGTGCTCCGCCGCGCGCTCGCTCGCCATTAA
- the LOC124694374 gene encoding uncharacterized protein LOC124694374 — protein MCFTGGSRSDFVHERDTMQIFSIKVEAIRGGLQWPLDVYGMVAARDVVDHNRNIIFHRERDNCQRITEENPYLALTGPTCAILLSVDPTYVEVDLKVVPIAI, from the exons ATGTGTTTCACCGGCGGTAGCCGCAGTGACTTCGTCCACGAGCGGGACACTATGCAGATCTTTTCAATCAAAGTCGAGGCGATAAGAGGGGGCTTGCAGTGGCCACTGGATGTGTACGGCATGGTCGCCGCCCGTGACGTGGTGGATCACAATCGTAATATCATCTTCCATCGCGAAAGAGACAACTGCCAAAGAATCACCGAGGAG AATCCTTACCTTGCACTAACAGGCCCCACTTGCGCTATCTTGTTGTCCGTCGACCCTAcatacgtcgaggttgatctgaaG GTTGTGCCAATAGCCATATGA